In a single window of the Nodularia spumigena CCY9414 genome:
- the rppA gene encoding two-component system response regulator RppA: MRILLVDDEVELTDPLSRVLKREGYSVDMAYDGATGSEFAAGGTYDLLILDWMLPGKTGLEICQELRRQGKATPVLFLTAKDTLDDRVEGLDAGADDYLVKPFELRELLARVRALLRRAGSPSHETTTGRLTVADLELDSENQVAYRQGRIIELSQKESQLLQYFMENTGHLLTHAQILQNLWQQDHEQPNSNVIAALIRLLRRKIEVGKETPLIHTVYGKGYRFGTSMD, from the coding sequence ATGAGAATTTTATTAGTTGATGATGAAGTAGAACTGACGGACCCTTTAAGTCGCGTGTTAAAGCGTGAGGGTTACAGTGTGGATATGGCTTATGATGGTGCGACTGGTAGCGAATTTGCCGCCGGAGGTACTTATGATTTATTGATTTTAGATTGGATGCTACCTGGAAAAACAGGTTTAGAGATTTGTCAGGAATTGCGCCGCCAAGGTAAAGCCACACCCGTACTATTTCTCACAGCAAAAGATACCTTAGATGACCGAGTAGAAGGTTTAGATGCAGGTGCAGATGACTATTTAGTAAAACCCTTTGAACTGCGAGAACTATTAGCGCGAGTTCGGGCTTTATTACGTCGTGCTGGTTCTCCTAGTCATGAAACCACAACCGGACGGCTCACAGTAGCTGATTTAGAACTTGATAGTGAAAACCAAGTAGCCTATCGCCAAGGAAGAATTATTGAATTATCGCAAAAAGAAAGTCAACTGCTACAATATTTTATGGAAAATACGGGACATTTGCTCACTCATGCCCAAATTCTGCAAAATCTTTGGCAGCAAGATCACGAACAACCTAATAGTAATGTCATAGCGGCCTTAATTCGCTTGCTGCGGCGTAAGATTGAGGTAGGCAAAGAAA
- the hisG gene encoding ATP phosphoribosyltransferase: MLTVALPKGELLKNSIRLLKSVGLDFSAFLDSGTRQLQILDASGQAKGLLVRGHDVPVYVEYGQAQLGIIGYDVLREKKPQVAHLVDLQFGHCRMSVAVKASSAYKSPLDLPPHGRVASKYVNSAREYFHSLDLPIEIVPLYGSVELGPITGMSEAIVDIVSTGRTLSENGLVEITTLYESTARLIGHPLSYRLNTGNMHQFVEQLRLEASLTAV, from the coding sequence ATGTTAACTGTTGCGTTGCCGAAAGGGGAACTACTCAAAAATAGCATCCGCCTGTTAAAGTCTGTAGGATTGGATTTTAGCGCTTTTTTAGATTCAGGAACTCGCCAACTGCAAATTCTTGATGCTAGCGGACAAGCAAAAGGACTGTTGGTGCGGGGGCATGATGTGCCTGTATATGTAGAATATGGTCAGGCTCAGTTGGGAATTATTGGTTACGATGTGTTGCGGGAGAAAAAGCCGCAAGTTGCACATTTAGTTGATTTACAGTTTGGTCATTGTCGAATGTCAGTGGCTGTAAAAGCTTCTAGTGCCTATAAATCACCTTTAGATTTACCTCCTCATGGACGAGTTGCTTCTAAGTATGTCAATTCCGCTCGTGAATATTTCCATAGTTTGGATCTACCTATAGAAATTGTACCTTTGTATGGTTCTGTGGAATTAGGTCCCATTACCGGAATGTCAGAAGCAATTGTCGATATAGTTTCTACGGGGCGGACTTTGAGCGAAAATGGTTTAGTGGAAATTACGACTTTGTATGAAAGTACGGCGCGCTTGATTGGTCATCCTCTGAGTTATCGTCTCAATACAGGAAATATGCATCAATTTGTTGAGCAACTGCGTCTGGAAGCTTCTTTAACGGCTGTTTAA
- a CDS encoding S8 family peptidase, whose product MPDLTDIPGISQIWTRTKGDPRIKIAILDGAADLERSCFQGANFSQFQPYWSEDIELNEEYFYYLNLSLEFNQQQKDKKDDPDHDKEEAKKEREAFFAPFPPAIRQRIELSSHATHISSTILGQHGTPAPGIAPLCTALNIPISFAGDDFISPINLTHAINTALQWGANIIHIAACHPTQTGVAPDLFARAVKQCQENNMLIVAPGGNDKGECWCIPSILPGVITVGAMRDDGQPFKFSNYGGEYQNKGVMANGENILGAQPGTEEPIREKGTSCAAPIVTGISALLMSMQLQRGEQPNAEAVRQAILNSAIPCNPETVEEPERCLLGKFNIPGAFQLLTGERLEPHLQPLSLEERGVKISRSHVLPGNATSEALPLTIPSGRALEKAFPAGDWERETGVAVATIERKEITEGVTPSAASQLVYALGTIGYDFGDEARRDSFKQLMPAVNIDGAIIPANPYDARQMVDYLSQNPSEAKPLIWTLNQELTPIYALEPVSGFAADIYETLVLMLAGQIQPEDSDDFVERVSIPARLTDRTVELFSGQVVPVITLTNTRGMYGWKVNSLVDAALQTVITEGTAPAEEMAMRKALSSFLNRVYYDLQNLGQLSKDRALNFSVTNAFQAASSFSQAISTGMQLDSIEVEKSPFCRINSDCWDVKLKFFDPENGRRARRVFLFTIDVSDRIPVTLGQVRSWSVRK is encoded by the coding sequence TGGTCAGAAGATATTGAACTTAACGAAGAATACTTTTATTATCTCAACTTATCTTTAGAATTTAACCAACAACAAAAAGATAAAAAAGACGACCCAGACCACGATAAAGAAGAGGCGAAAAAAGAACGAGAAGCATTTTTTGCCCCCTTTCCCCCAGCTATTAGACAACGGATAGAATTATCAAGTCATGCTACTCATATTTCTAGCACTATTTTAGGACAACACGGCACACCCGCCCCTGGTATTGCCCCTTTGTGTACAGCATTAAATATTCCCATTTCCTTCGCTGGTGATGATTTTATTTCCCCTATTAACCTCACCCACGCGATTAATACTGCTTTGCAATGGGGAGCAAATATTATCCATATCGCCGCTTGTCACCCCACCCAAACCGGGGTAGCACCAGATTTATTTGCCCGTGCTGTCAAACAATGCCAAGAAAATAATATGTTAATTGTTGCCCCTGGTGGTAATGATAAAGGGGAATGTTGGTGTATTCCCTCTATTCTTCCTGGTGTTATTACCGTTGGTGCAATGCGAGATGATGGTCAACCGTTTAAATTTAGTAATTATGGCGGAGAATATCAAAATAAAGGGGTAATGGCCAACGGTGAAAACATTTTAGGCGCGCAACCGGGAACAGAAGAACCTATCAGAGAAAAAGGGACTAGTTGCGCTGCACCTATTGTTACAGGTATTTCTGCATTGTTGATGAGTATGCAACTGCAACGGGGAGAACAACCCAACGCCGAAGCAGTGCGCCAAGCAATTTTAAATAGTGCTATTCCCTGTAACCCAGAAACAGTGGAAGAACCGGAACGCTGTTTATTAGGTAAGTTTAATATTCCGGGTGCGTTTCAATTATTGACGGGAGAAAGGTTAGAACCTCACCTACAACCCTTATCTCTGGAGGAGAGGGGGGTAAAAATCTCTCGTTCCCATGTTCTACCTGGGAATGCTACATCAGAGGCGCTGCCTCTCACTATACCATCAGGCAGAGCCTTGGAAAAGGCATTCCCAGCCGGAGACTGGGAACGAGAAACTGGTGTGGCAGTTGCTACGATTGAAAGAAAGGAAATTACTGAAGGTGTTACCCCTAGTGCGGCTTCTCAATTGGTTTATGCTTTGGGAACTATTGGTTATGACTTTGGTGATGAAGCCAGAAGGGACTCTTTTAAACAATTAATGCCAGCAGTAAATATTGATGGTGCAATTATCCCTGCTAACCCTTATGATGCCCGTCAAATGGTTGATTATTTGTCCCAAAACCCCAGCGAAGCTAAACCTTTAATTTGGACTCTCAACCAAGAACTGACTCCCATTTATGCTTTAGAACCTGTTAGCGGTTTTGCTGCTGATATCTATGAAACTCTCGTTTTAATGTTAGCGGGACAAATTCAACCAGAAGATAGTGATGATTTTGTAGAAAGGGTGAGTATTCCCGCAAGATTAACAGATAGAACTGTAGAGTTATTTTCTGGTCAAGTTGTGCCTGTAATTACTCTAACTAATACTAGGGGAATGTATGGCTGGAAAGTCAACAGTTTAGTAGATGCAGCTTTGCAAACTGTGATTACGGAAGGCACAGCACCAGCCGAAGAAATGGCAATGCGAAAAGCTTTGAGTAGTTTCTTAAATCGAGTTTACTATGATTTACAAAATTTAGGACAACTTTCTAAAGACCGGGCGTTGAACTTTTCTGTAACTAATGCTTTTCAAGCGGCTTCTAGTTTTTCCCAAGCTATTTCTACAGGGATGCAGCTTGATAGTATTGAAGTAGAAAAAAGTCCTTTCTGTAGAATTAATAGTGATTGTTGGGATGTGAAATTGAAGTTTTTTGATCCAGAAAATGGACGCAGGGCGAGAAGAGTTTTTCTGTTTACTATTGATGTGAGTGATAGAATTCCTGTAACTTTGGGTCAAGTTCGTTCTTGGTCTGTGCGGAAATAA